A segment of the Necator americanus strain Aroian chromosome IV, whole genome shotgun sequence genome:
AAAAAGTACCGGTAGTAAGCAACAGACAGTGAGAGCTCGActaagctatttttttttcagcatttttgagttttcttgACAGTTATATTATCATTCAGCGATCTTGAGATGCACCTGTTGTCTCCACGATGACATTCACTCTGTTTTCGTAAATAACTAGACCTCTGGGATCTCGTCCAACGTAGCACCTTCGCCGACTTTTCACGGATACCCAATAGCGaatcatattatttttgttgttccgTAGTTAAAACATGAAGTCTGATCGACTGATATCGCGAACAGAGGAGGCGAAATACAGTCATTCTGGCGACCCTGACGAAACATAACACAATTCATAACATAACATATTTGTGCACATCACATAGTCCTCCATGGAATGGTCGTCATTGCCGTAAAGGGATGAACTGGAGCCACTGCGGGCAAAATTCCCGGAGCAATAGTCGCCATTTTCAAATTCTGTTGATATTGTAGTGCTAACAAATGCTGTGCCATAAAACTGAACCCCGTAGGAGGCCTCATCGGCGGAGAAACCATCGGTGTAACTCGAGCGGGAAGCGTTGGCAGCGAAAGAGGTGTCGACGTTGACGTTGCTGGTAGGAAACTGCGCGACTCTTGCGATGTGGGCGGTGACGATGAGGAAGAACGTCGTCGTTTCGCAGTAGTAGGCCCATCAGAGCTCGATTCAGCCCTGGATGGTGACGATGCAGCAGATGTGGGGTTCGAGTCACACCTTTTTCCTTGCGACGAGAACGTTTCGGCAGTAGCTGGTACAGAAGTTGTGACGGTTTGTGTGGAAGGCTGGTCTGAAAATTGTTCCATTAGTTGTAgagtttattttattgaagagGACCTTTCAACTTTGTTTGCTATTCCTAGCACTCCTAGCTAGTCAGATCGGACAGGATGGCCTGTTTTCAATATGAAGTGGCCGTAAGCCTCGGATACCGTAAAATGTCAAACCGTGTGAGTATAGATAAAACGGTATCTATAGAACCATTCAACCGTCAAATTTCTTGAGAATAAGACTTAAGTAGGACaggtgtagcacagtcggttagatgttccgctgcctgcacgatcgatcggaggttcgaatccaccctataTGTCGCCAagtttttcatccctccggcatcgataaattggtacaagacttgtctaggaggataaagacAGTGAATtaacccatcggctagcccacgcaaatcattgtagagCCCGTTCTTAAACCttaagcgattctgaattgaggtgaagta
Coding sequences within it:
- a CDS encoding hypothetical protein (NECATOR_CHRIV.G16622.T2), with the protein product MYSDIESFSSDERGHMKKTNKPMMEKKRRARINHCLSELKEILICDKHASAGHAKWEKADILEMTVDYLKKLRNLRDQPSTQTVTTSVPATAETFSSQGKRCDSNPTSAASSPSRAESSSDGPTTAKRRRSSSSSPPTSQESRSFLPATSTSTPLSLPTLPARVTPMVSPPMRPPTGFSFMAQHLLALQYQQNLKMATIAPGILPAVAPVHPFTAMTTIPWRTM
- a CDS encoding hypothetical protein (NECATOR_CHRIV.G16622.T1), which produces MLVTRACVVVGSGGAGGGGGNDERMYSDIESFSSDERGHMKKTNKPMMEKKRRARINHCLSELKEILICDKHASAGHAKWEKADILEMTVDYLKKLRNLRDQPSTQTVTTSVPATAETFSSQGKRCDSNPTSAASSPSRAESSSDGPTTAKRRRSSSSSPPTSQESRSFLPATSTSTPLSLPTLPARVTPMVSPPMRPPTGFSFMAQHLLALQYQQNLKMATIAPGILPAVAPVHPFTAMTTIPWRTM